Proteins encoded by one window of Lates calcarifer isolate ASB-BC8 linkage group LG7_1, TLL_Latcal_v3, whole genome shotgun sequence:
- the LOC108887445 gene encoding zinc finger protein 850-like isoform X2 yields the protein MSKSDSETDKGQNHMGEKPHSCKICRKSFVRSSVLKVHIRTHTGEKPHCCNTCGKRFSHKSTFLNHMREHTGEKPYLCKTCGKSLRTRWGLLIHMRTHTGEKPYSCETCGKSFICSSVLKVHIRTHTGEKPYSCNTCRKRFSQLSQLKKHTRVHTGEKPYPCNTCGKRFGDTSALKTHTKTHIGEKPYVCDGCGKRFSDTSALSIHMRTHIGEKPYVCNTCGKRFSDTSSMKTHMKTHIGQKPHICNTCGKRFGDTSALKMHIRTHTGEKPYSCDTCGKCFVSSSVLKVHIRTHTGEKPYSCDTCGKRFIAMSLLKRHMRTHTGEKPYCCDTCGKRFSYRSTYINHIRVHTGETPYSCKICGKSLSTRAGLLIHIRTHTGEKPYPCSTCGKRFSVKSKLKGHMKVHTGERPYSCNTCEKTFICKSDLSIHMRIHSGETPYSCLTCGKRFIVISGLKRHMRTHTGEKPYLCTTCGKRFSDRSNLTGHMRDHTGDKPHICNSCGKTFSSISALKTHMRTHTDEKPYICNTCGKTFKGTSILKKHMKTHTDEKPYSCETCGKSFLHSDVLKIHIRTHTGEKPYSCKTCGRNFTNSGDLKVHIRTHTGEKPYPCNTCEKRFRHKSVLKTHMRTHTGEKPFSCETCGKGFIRSGILKIHMRTHTGEKPHSCNTCGRRFTDKSALIRHMTVHTNEMPFSCKMCGKSFRARDGLLVHMRTHTGEKPYSCNTCGKRFSFHSGLKYHETTHAREKSYLCKTCGKSLSTRLGLLIHMRTHTGEKPFSCDT from the exons ATGTCAAAGAGTGACTCTGAGACTGACAAAGGACAAAATCACATGGGTGAGAAACCACATTCTTGCAAAATATGTAGGAAAAGCTTTGTACGTAGTAGTGTCTTGAAAGTCCATATCAGAactcacacaggtgagaagccGCACTGCTGTAACACCTGTGGAAAAAGATTTAGTCACAAGtcaacatttttaaaccatATGAGAgaacacacaggtgagaagccATATTTGTGTAAGACATGTGGGAAGAGTCTCAGAACTAGATGGGGCTTGTTGATCCACATGAGAactcacacaggtgagaagccTTATTCTTGTGAGACATGTGGGAAGAGTTTTATATGTAGTAGTGTCTTGAAAGTCCACATAAGGactcacacaggtgagaagccGTACTCCTGCAACACGTGTAGGAAAAGATTCAGTCAGCTGTCACAGCTGAAAAAGCATACTAGAGTGCACACAGGTGAGAAGCCATACCCGTGCAACACCTGTGGGAAAAGATTTGGCGACACTTCAGCACTGAAAACGCACACGAAGACGCACATAGGAGAGAAACCGTATGTTTGCGACGGCTGTGGGAAAAGATTTAGTGACACTTCAGCATTGTCAATACATATGAGAACTCACATAGGTGAGAAACCATATGTTTGCAACACTTGTGGAAAAAGATTTAGTGACACTTCCTCAATGAAAACGCATATGAAAACTCACATAGGTCAAAAACCACATATTTGCAACACTTGTGGAAAAAGATTTGGTGACACTTCAGCGCTGAAAATGCATATAAGAactcacacaggtgagaagccATATTCTTGTGATACgtgtggaaaatgttttgtaagCAGTAGTGTCTTGAAAGTCCacataagaacacacacaggtgagaagccGTACTCCTGTGACACCTGTGGTAAAAGATTTATTGCCATGTCATTATTGAAAAGGCATATGAGAactcacacaggtgagaaaccaTACTGTTGTGACACCTGTGGTAAAAGATTTAGTTACAGGTCAACATATATAAACCATATCAGAGTGCACACAGGTGAAACGCCATATTCCTGCAAAATATGTGGAAAGAGTCTCAGCACTAGAGCGGGCTTGTTGATCCACATAAGGactcacacaggtgagaagccGTACCCCTGCAGCACCTGTGGGAAAAGATTTAGTGTAAAGTCGAAATTGAAAGGGCATATGAAAGTGCACACAG GTGAGAGACCATATTCTTGTAACACATGTGAGAAGACTTTCATATGTAAAAGTGACTTGTCGATCCACATGAGAATTCACTCAGGTGAGACTCCATACTCTTGCCTCACCTGTGGGAAAAGATTTATTGTGATATCAGGTTTGAAAAGGCATATGAGAactcacacaggtgagaagccATACCTGTGCACCACCTGTGGGAAAAGATTTAGTGATAGGTCCAACTTGACAGGTCATATGAGAGACCACACAGGTGACAAGCCACATATTTGCAACTCTTGTGGGAAAACATTTAGCAGCATTtcagcactgaaaacacataTGAGGACTCACACAGACGAGAAACCGTATATTTGCAACACCTGTGGAAAGACGTTTAAAGGAACTTCAATACTGAAAAAGCATATGAAAACTCACACAGATGAGAAGCCATATTCTTGCGAAACATGTGGGAAAAGTTTTCTACATAGCGATGTTTTGAAAATTCAtataagaacacacacaggtgaaaagCCATATTCTTGCAAAACCTGTGGCAGAAATTTTACAAACAGCGGTGATTTGAAAGTTCACATAAGAactcacacaggtgagaagccGTACCCCTGCAACACCTGTGAGAAAAGATTTCGTCACAAGTCTGTACTGAAAACACATATGAGAACTCACACGGGTGAGAAACCATTTTCATGTGAAACATGTGGGAAAGGGTTTATACGTAGTGGTATCTTGAAAATCCATATGAGAactcacacaggtgagaagccGCACTCCTGCAACACATGTGGGAGAAGATTTACTGACAAGTCAGCATTGATCAGGCACATGACCGTGCACACAAATGAGATGCCATTTTCGTGCAAAATGTGTGGGAAGAGTTTCAGAGCTAGAGATGGCTTGTTGGTCCACATGAGAactcacacaggtgagaagccGTACTCCTGCAACACCTGTGGGAAAAGATTTAGTTTCCATTCAGGATTGAAATACCACGAGACAACTCACGCACGGGAGAAGTCATATTTGTGCAAAACGTGTGGGAAGAGTCTCAGCACGAGATTGGGCTTGTTGATTCACATGAGAactcacacaggtgagaagccGTTCTCCTGCGACACCTGA
- the LOC108887445 gene encoding gastrula zinc finger protein XlCGF57.1-like isoform X1, producing the protein MSSVQYLKEFINQRLTAAAEEIFRVFEKTIVEYEEEVDRQRRLLDIVLNPEIKLHRIDLPQQHVCKEEEVLTDQQLCNQERNSSLDQEDPEPLQIKEEQEEICTSQEGEQLVLKQEIDTFMLTSDHEETDHSEPEPGSDHQLLSHNSPVAESQDQRGNKHEDSGSTRNAEPKPQKRQNRNSGHSDSEYIPPMSKSDSNTHRGEKSFKCDTCGKYFVYKSGLKRHLRIHTGERPYSCNTCEKTFICKSDLSIHMRIHSGETPYSCLTCGKRFIVISGLKRHMRTHTGEKPYLCTTCGKRFSDRSNLTGHMRDHTGDKPHICNSCGKTFSSISALKTHMRTHTDEKPYICNTCGKTFKGTSILKKHMKTHTDEKPYSCETCGKSFLHSDVLKIHIRTHTGEKPYSCKTCGRNFTNSGDLKVHIRTHTGEKPYPCNTCEKRFRHKSVLKTHMRTHTGEKPFSCETCGKGFIRSGILKIHMRTHTGEKPHSCNTCGRRFTDKSALIRHMTVHTNEMPFSCKMCGKSFRARDGLLVHMRTHTGEKPYSCNTCGKRFSFHSGLKYHETTHAREKSYLCKTCGKSLSTRLGLLIHMRTHTGEKPFSCDT; encoded by the exons ATGTCTTCGGTTCAGTATCTGAAAGAGTTCATCAACCAGCgactaactgctgctgctgaggagatATTCAGAGTCTTTGAAAAAACCATCGTCGAGTACGAAGAAGAGGTCGACCGTCAGCGCAGACTGCTGGATATCGTTTTGAATCCTGAAATAAAGTTACACAGGATAG ATCTCCCACAGCAGCATGTctgtaaggaggaggaggttctcACTGACCAGCAGCTCTGTAACCAGGAGAGGAACTCCAGTCTGGACCAAGAGGACCCAGAACCACTACAGattaaagaggaacaggaggaaatcTGCACCagtcaggagggagagcagcttGTACTGAAGCAGGAGATTGATACCTTTATGTTGACTTCTGATCATGAGGAAACTGACCACAGTGAACCAGAACCAGGCAGTGACCACCAGCTCCTCTCTCACAACTCTCCTGTAGCTGAGAGCCAAgatcagagaggaaacaaacatgaggACTCAGGATCAACTAGAAATGCAGAACCAAAGCCACAgaagagacaaaacagaaacagtggtcacagtgacagtgaatacATTCCTCCCATGTCAAAGAGTGACTCTAACACTCACAGAGGTGAAAAGTCTTTCAAATGTGACACTTGTggaaaatattttgtgtataaGTCCGGACTGAAAAGACATCTCAGAATCCACACAGGTGAGAGACCATATTCTTGTAACACATGTGAGAAGACTTTCATATGTAAAAGTGACTTGTCGATCCACATGAGAATTCACTCAGGTGAGACTCCATACTCTTGCCTCACCTGTGGGAAAAGATTTATTGTGATATCAGGTTTGAAAAGGCATATGAGAactcacacaggtgagaagccATACCTGTGCACCACCTGTGGGAAAAGATTTAGTGATAGGTCCAACTTGACAGGTCATATGAGAGACCACACAGGTGACAAGCCACATATTTGCAACTCTTGTGGGAAAACATTTAGCAGCATTtcagcactgaaaacacataTGAGGACTCACACAGACGAGAAACCGTATATTTGCAACACCTGTGGAAAGACGTTTAAAGGAACTTCAATACTGAAAAAGCATATGAAAACTCACACAGATGAGAAGCCATATTCTTGCGAAACATGTGGGAAAAGTTTTCTACATAGCGATGTTTTGAAAATTCAtataagaacacacacaggtgaaaagCCATATTCTTGCAAAACCTGTGGCAGAAATTTTACAAACAGCGGTGATTTGAAAGTTCACATAAGAactcacacaggtgagaagccGTACCCCTGCAACACCTGTGAGAAAAGATTTCGTCACAAGTCTGTACTGAAAACACATATGAGAACTCACACGGGTGAGAAACCATTTTCATGTGAAACATGTGGGAAAGGGTTTATACGTAGTGGTATCTTGAAAATCCATATGAGAactcacacaggtgagaagccGCACTCCTGCAACACATGTGGGAGAAGATTTACTGACAAGTCAGCATTGATCAGGCACATGACCGTGCACACAAATGAGATGCCATTTTCGTGCAAAATGTGTGGGAAGAGTTTCAGAGCTAGAGATGGCTTGTTGGTCCACATGAGAactcacacaggtgagaagccGTACTCCTGCAACACCTGTGGGAAAAGATTTAGTTTCCATTCAGGATTGAAATACCACGAGACAACTCACGCACGGGAGAAGTCATATTTGTGCAAAACGTGTGGGAAGAGTCTCAGCACGAGATTGGGCTTGTTGATTCACATGAGAactcacacaggtgagaagccGTTCTCCTGCGACACCTGA